One Chaetodon trifascialis isolate fChaTrf1 chromosome 12, fChaTrf1.hap1, whole genome shotgun sequence DNA window includes the following coding sequences:
- the pdk1 gene encoding pyruvate dehydrogenase (acetyl-transferring) kinase isozyme 1, mitochondrial: MRILRYLRSSVSIGKDIDYYSKFSPSPLSMKQFLDFGSENACEKTSFAFLRQELPVRLANIMKEINLLPDNLLRTPSVRLVQGWYMQSLQEILEFKDKNANDEKVTYDFTDAVIKVRNRHNDVIPTMAQGVVEYKETYGTDPVVSQNVQYFLDRFYMSRISIRMLLNQHTLLFGGKVKVNPAHPKQIGSIDPHCRVSDVIRDAYENARNLCDRYYMNSPELVLEEFNVKEQGKPITVVYVPSHLYHMVFELFKNAMRATMELYGDALEYPSIHAQVALGTEDLTVKVSDRGGGVPLRKIDRLFTYTYSTAPRPSIDGSLAAPLAGYGYGLPISRLYARYFQGDLKLYSLEGYGTDAIIYIRALSTESIERLPVYNKSAWKHYKTIHEADDWCVPSKEPKDMTTFRSF; encoded by the exons GCTCAGAAAATGCTTGTGAGAAAACATCATTCGCCTTCCTCAGGCAGGAATTACCTGTTCGGTTGGCAAACATCATGAAAGAGATCAACTTGCTGCCCGACAACTTGCTGAGGACTCCATCTGTCCGGTTGGTCCAGGGCTG GTACATGCAAAGTCTTCAGGAGATTCTTGagttcaaagacaaaaatgccAACGATGAAAAAGTCACATATGA TTTCACGGACGCCGTCATAAAGGTCAGAAATCGGCACAATGATGTCATTCCTACCATGGCTCAGGGAGTGGTGGAGTACAAGGAGACCTACGGCACGGACCCAGTCGTCAGCCAAAATGTTCAGTATTTTCTAGACCGTTTCTACATGAGCAGGATTTCCATCAGGATGTTGCTCAACCAGCACA CCCTCCTCTTCGGTGGGAAGGTGAAGGTCAACCCAGCGCATCCCAAACAGATCGGCAGTATTGATCCTCACTGTCGTGTCAGCGACGTGATCAGAG ATGCCTACGAAAACGCAAGAAACCTCTGTGACCGGTACTACATGAACTCTCCTGAGCTGGTCCTGGAGGAGTTCAACG TCAAAGAGCAGGGAAAACCCATCACAGTGGTGTATGTCCCGTCTCATTTGTATCATATGGTGTTTGAACTTTTTAAG AACGCCATGCGAGCCACCATGGAGTTGTACGGCGACGCTCTGGAGTATCCTTCCATCCATGCACAGGTCGCTCTGGGAACCGAAGATCTGACCGTCAAG GTGAGCGATCGTGGAGGAGGCGTGCCGCTGCGTAAGATTGACCGGTTGTTCACCTACACCTACTCCACAGCTCCTCGGCCCAGCATCGACGGGTCCCTCGCCGCTCCTCTG GCTGGTTACGGCTACGGTCTGCCCATCTCTCGGCTGTATGCCCGCTACTTTCAAGGGGACCTGAAGCTGTACTCTCTGGAGGGTTATGGAACTGATGCAATCATCTACATTCGG GCGCTCTCCACGGAGTCCATCGAGAGGCTCCCAGTGTACAACAAGTCAGCCTGGAAACACTACAAGACCATCCATGAGGCGGACGACTGGTGTGTCCCCAGCAAGGAGCCCAAGGACATGACAACGTTTCGCAGTTTCTAG